In the Hordeum vulgare subsp. vulgare chromosome 7H, MorexV3_pseudomolecules_assembly, whole genome shotgun sequence genome, one interval contains:
- the LOC123407610 gene encoding mediator of RNA polymerase II transcription subunit 17-like, giving the protein MGDDLRLDLDKLPIKRLEAIDEAGNEHYPPDTSSEEQRLAAIRRVDFSWVVERDAKKAKKAAAEDAAQKAWPWQGLHESLQLAQQELTVVLDLISTVEANDTVAVATISKPRPLPDEVLVDTAVSAATKLQRLRHLGRYFKQSAKTMQQQFQKESRFYGSLIRLQQNWKVKRQRGNAPGINSFMFDVVDTSQLDTAAMPRMSSLSLVPIDQDSSGTLSVQVPQKSCRFLSLQFRGDSANGPESYACRTKGVSSTTSSAAEDDALEDDDVNKSVKQAHSILRNIHKSIFEEQVLDMVIRETFVQTQGVNVTGMREDFLQLAIGEESLLCLSLVNSGQDSDSEIAGHEEHNNSEANLVLATTNGKQEPLKMDTSGFLNPKSLEIYLLHLFHENILRKVREKYRNIVRYQSPAQTAESAGEDCGLLSHFCMTVAHKTFSKKVQLELESVVSRVPYLQLRSLPTWHSRTSSWSLCLRVPQPILAADRPMKPSDNGEPKYKSSRTQFNTKIVLKDGQISLLGEGSPSIAGSLTTKPSDGYLINSYNCDLEDLPTMVLQQVASQIINWLHEEALVLGMSVTRDFLCLYFDLEHGDTLGLVAHVDPDDEYGCISWYLTVDHPAEEDGKAPAADDPWAEKRRFLGYLSLEVLYSTLLDLINLCGTGARPVR; this is encoded by the exons ATGGGCGACGACCTCCGGCTGGACCTTGACAAGCTCCCCATCAAGCGCCTCGAGGCCATCGACGAGGCCGGCAACGAGCACTACCCGCC GGACACCAGCAGCGAGGAGCAGCGGCTGGCGGCCATCCGCCGGGTCGACTTCTCCTGGGTGGTCGAGCGGGACGCCAAGAAGGCCAAGAAGGCGGCGGCAGAGGACGCCGCCCAGAAGGCCTGGCCCTGGCAGGGCCTCCACGAGAGCCTGCAGCTCGCGCAGCAGGAGCTCACCGTCGTCCTCGACCTCATCTCCACG GTCGAGGCGAACGACACCGTGGCCGTCGCCACCATTTCCAAGCCCAGGCCGCTGCCGGACGAAGTCCTCGTCGACACGGCCGTCTCCGCCGCCACCAAGCTCCAGCGGCTTCGG CATCTGGGACGGTATTTCAAACAATCGGCAAAGACGATGCAGCAGCAGTTCCAGAAGGAGTCTAGGTTCTACGGCTCATTGATCAG GTTGCAGCAGAACTGGAAAGTCAAGAGGCAGCGTGGGAACGCTCCAGGAATCAACAGCTTCATGTTTGATGTGGTTGACACTTCTCAGTTGGACACGGCAGCGATGCCCCGGATGTCGTCATTGTCACTGGTTCCGATCGACCAGGACTCGTCGGGCACTTTGTCTGTACAAGTCCCGCAAAAGTCGTGCCGTTTCTTGAGCCTTCAGTTCCGCGGGGACAGTGCCAACGGCCCAGAAAGCTACGCTTGCAGAACAAAAGGTGTCTCAAGCACCACTTCTTCTGCAGCGGAAGATGATGCGTTGGAGGATGATGATGTCAATAAGTCTGTCAAACAAGCACATTCCATTCTTCGCAATATCCACAAGTCAATATTTGAGGAGCAG GTATTGGATATGGTGATCCGTGAGACGTTTGTCCAAACTCAAGGTGTCAATGTAACTGGAATGCGTGAGGATTTTCTCCAACTAGCGATTGGCGAGGAGAGTTTGTTGTGCCTTTCGCTTGTGAATTCTGGACAGGATAGTGACTCAGAGATAGCAGGCCATGAAGAGCACAATAATTCAGAGGCGAATCTTGTGCTAGCCACCACCAATGGGAAGCAGGAGCCTTTGAAAATGGATACCTCAGGGTTTCTTAACCCAAAAAGTCTGGAGATTTACTTGCTACACCTGTTCCACGAGAACATTCTCAGAAAAGTCAGGGAGAAATATCGTAATATTGTTCGCTACCAGAGTCCTGCTCAGACCGCAGAGTCTGCAGGTGAAGATTGTGGCTTGCTAAGTCATTTCTGCATGACAGTGGCTCATAAGACATTTTCAAAAAAAGTGCAGCTGGAGCTAGAGAGTGTG GTTAGCAGGGTTCCGTATCTCCAGCTGCGGTCCCTTCCTACGTGGCACTCTCGAACTTCTTCCTGGTCTCTCTGCTTAAGAGTCCCGCAACCCATTTTGGCTGCTGATCGGCCCATGAAGCCTTCGGACAATGGCGAGCCCAAGTACAAATCTTCCAGGACACAGTTCAACACGAAGATTGTCTTGAAGGATGGCCAGATAAGTTTATTGGGTGAGGGTTCTCCGAGCATTGCTGGGTCGTTGACTACGAAGCCCTCTGACGGTTATCTAATAAACAGTTACAATTGTGACTTGGAGGATCTCCCAACGATGGTTCTGCAGCAG GTTGCGAGCCAGATAATAAACTGGCTCCACGAGGAGGCTTTAGTCCTGGGGATGAGCGTGACTCGGGATTTCCTGTGCCTCTACTTCGACCTGGAGCACGGTGATACGCTGGGCCTGGTGGCGCACGTGGACCCGGACGATGAATATGGGTGCATCTCATGGTACCTGACTGTCGACCACCCGGCAGAGGAGGACGGGAAGGCACCGGCAGCGGACGACCCTTGGGCTGAGAAGCGCAGGTTCCTGGGCTACCTGTCCCTGGAGGTGCTCTACTCCACCCTACTGGACCTCATCAACCTCTGCGGCACCGGCGCCCGCCCAGTGAGATGA